CTGGAAAATCATGGTTCCCTTGGCCCACAGCAGGGAGGAAGGGCGGCTTCTCTCCTGAGACTCGGGTGGCTGACGCTCCTCTGGCCTCGACCTCCCCCTCTGAGCACCCTCCTGCTCTGGTGTCCTGATGCCCTCTCCCCGTTTTCAGGTGATGCCGAGATGCCTGGTTTCTGGGCGCCCGTCAGTAACGGGGAGAGGGACCCAGGTGCAGCCTGGCCCTGTAATCCTGAATCCAGACAGCAAGGCCCTCTGGCTCCAGCCGCCCGTGGGGAGGAGGCTGTTAGGTCAGGGCAGGGGAGGGACGGGACCAGCCTCTCCTTCCGGCCTCCCTCCCTGCCGGCTGCTGCTCCGCAGGAATGCCGGGCACAGAATTGGAAGCAGGTGTGGGCTGCTGGGGCCACCGACCACCGGCTCCTCCCCCGCCCTTCCTTTCTGCCTTTCCAGCCACTGCCCTGGGGAGTTTTCCATGTGTTCTTGGCTTGGACAGGAGTCGCGTGGACTTGGGCTGGGACTACTTGGGAGAAGTGAACCTTTGGAGGTGAAGTGCCCCTTCGGAGGTGAGAGGGCATTGAGATGGGGGCACCTAGGGTGGGAGAGAGGCGGAGGAAGGGGGCAAAAGACCAGAACCGCCCCCGCCGGCCAAGTGTGCCAGTAGACTGGTGCCTATAAGGCCTGAAGCGCCTTGCTGGGCCACCACCCCAACAAGCTCTGTGGGGCCTGCGAACTCAAGGCAAAAAGTCCAACTTTTTGAGTCTTAGACGGTTTAGGTCTGAGAGAAACAATGAGGTGGAGACATACCCTTCCTTGAGGGGCAGGAGCAGATGGGGAGGTTGGAGCGGTTTGGTGAGGGGAGTCAGCCTGGATCTGAGCTTGGCTGCTGATGAATTCTGGGACCCTGGATGAGTTACCGAACTTCTCTAGCCTCAGctgcctcctctgtaaaatgggggtgataatACCTCACAAGCTTGCCGGGAGGACTAaaggaggaaacaaaaataaaatgcttggCATGGTGTCTGGGGCAtactgtgcgtgctcagtcgcgtcattcatgtctgactcttctgtgaccccatggactgtagcccgccaggctcctctgtgcatgggattctccaggcaagaataccggagtgggttgccatgccctccttcaggggatcttcccgacccagggattgaacctgggtctcctgtattgcaagaggattctttatcgtcctagccaccagggaagcccttgatacaCATTAAGCGTTCAATAGTATCAGTtgcaattataattatttaaaacggGAGCTGTCTCTTCCTGCAGGGATAGTCCAGTTTGAGAGCAGGGGGAGAGGATGTGGCCCTCAACTGGCAGATATGAGAGGAGACAGGAAGTCTGCCTGCAAGGAGGCTGTCCGTGACACAACTTGTTTGTTCCAACACCAGTGACCTCCGATTGCCAAACAGGGGAGCAGCAAGAggacccaggcccctctgtctccaTAACTGTCTGACGCTTTACCCCAACTTCCTCGGCCTGAGACTCCATTTCTTTCTGAAGGAGCAACTTGGGACAACttcagggaaggaagaaggagtgATGAGCTGTGATTCTGCCTCCACCAGTCACCAGTTAAAGCAATCGTGGGAAAGGTGCTTAACCTCGGAGGGCttccgtttcctcatctgcaaaatgggagtaaTAGTAACAACAAGGgttgtatgtgtgcttagtcgtgtcctactctttgcaaccccgtggactgtagcccgccagcctcctctgtccatggaatcctccaggcaagaatactggagtgagttgccatctcctatgccaggggatcttcctgacccagggatcgaacccacgtctcttacgtctcctgcactggcaggtgggttctttactactaagccacctgggaagcccgttatgAGGACTAAACGACTCTAACTGTAAATTTCCAAGAACTGTGTCAGGTGCTGTCCATGTGCCTGTTAAATATTCTGGAGTCTGGAGTGGAAATGATAGGGCTTCGTGTTAACAACGCACTGGGAAGGTGTTCTTTGCTTCTAAATCTGTGCACACTCTGTTTCATCTCACAACCAGTGCTCACTGCCCAGAACACAGTAGGAGTCAAGCATCTGCTAAATGACcaaatggatgtgagaggtaagccttaatacatgaaaatttaggaaaaaataatgcaTGGCGGTTAAGGACCCAGGATGGGGAGTCGTGCAGACCCAAATTTTGGTTTCACTACTAACAGGTCACGTGACAATCAGCAAGTGAACCCGCCACCTTATCTATGAACTGGGGTGGATTATCAGCATCTGGCTGGTGGGGTTGCTATGGGAATAAAGAGAGATGATGTATAAATATAAAGTGTCCAACATACGCTAGCAGAATTATTCCCCCTGGAGGTGGCTGGCGGAACTGAGGCCTGGCTCGCAGGTGGCTTGAGGGTGGGGTCCCCTCAATGCCATGAAGACATGACAGGCTCAGTGCGAAGTCTTGGCTCCGCTGCATCCAGCTGTGAGACctccctgggtctcagttttctcatctgtaccaCTGGCCTGTAATCCACACCTCTCTAGGAGGCTTGTGGGGTGAATGAAATTGCACATTGAGGCCTCGAAGCTCAGCAGGTGCTCCTCTGCAAATGGCTGTGAGCATCATTCCTGCCTGGGCGCTCTGACTCTGGAGGCTTGCTGGGTGGAGGCCCGCTCTGTCTGCCCCTACATCTCCTTCTGGCCTTGTGGAGGTGGGTGGGTGacctgagtcaggaaggcaggttctggtggggagaggggcaggcAGCAGGGGATGCAGCAGGGAGACAGGCCACTCTCAGGGACTAAGGGATCCTGTCTGGACTCTTGGGTGCAGGAGGCTGGATGGAGAGAAGCGGACCCTAGAAACACCTAGGTCTGCACCATCCCTGGGGGCTGCGGAGgcctgagaggaggaggaggggacgggaGGAGGTGCCTCAGGTTCTGGAGCAATAGGCTAAGGCATTTGCGATTTTGTCCTGAAGGCCTTGGGAGCCCCAGAACCTCATTGAGCAGGAGAGTAATGTGGTCAACAAGGCAAGGGTGTAACTGCCTCACACGTAGGACAGACTGGAAGAAACCAGGGAGGGGGCAGTCCCAGCTCCAACTGGCTGTGTGAGGACAGGCTGGAGGAACCGTGCCAGGCACGGCTGGCACAGCCATCAGAGGTGCCCCGGGAGGATGCCCTCCAACTGGCCGTCCTCCCAGGGCGGCTGCTCCACCTTATTTTCACAGGGTGGCCAGAACCAGTGAAACAGGTCAGGGGTGTAAGGGGGAGCCCTGGGAGAAGAGGCATGGTTTTCCAGGGCCTGGAGTCATCTTAGTCCGCACAAATATCACCAGATCAGAGGAGCTGAGGCTGTGGGGAGGCGGGAACAGGGACAAggaggccaggaggagagggcCTGGCCATAGGAGAGGGATGGGCACAGCTCTGGGGTCTCAGCAGGGCCTGGGAAgcaggcacccccacccccaggcctctgCCTGGATTTGCTGGGACAGTCAGGCCAGGTATGTGacctgggcctctgtttccttgccttctgTCCAGTTACACGTTTCAGAGACAATGGTATTGCAGGAACCCTTGGGTCCCCCTCTccagggtgggagggaagggggtACAGGCGCCCAGGGAAGAAACCAGACTCCGGACAGGCGCTTGGAAACCGCCCAAACATGGAGGCCGTGGGCGGTGCGCACATGTGTTTGGTATTGTGAGGACATGTCCACGCCCGTACACGCACGGGCTGCCAGCGCCCGGCCTCAGACCCCTGGGTGTGCGGCCAGGAGGAATGAGGTCAGCCTCGGAGAATCCGCCCTGGACTCCCACACCAGGCCTGGGGGTCTGATCTCAAGCACAAAGCTTGGCCTTCCCTGAGCCTGGATTTTCCACGGTCCCAGCCTAGCAGGGTGGGAAGGGGAACAAATGATGGGGGAGAAGGTACTGCTCCCTCTCTGGCCTCTCTGTGAGCCCTGATTTAGCCTGCAGCCCCCACTCACACACCATCCTCCCCCCTCAGGACTAGGGAAGGGGCACCTGGAGGGTGCTGACAGCTTGCAGCAATACTTGGGCACCTACTCCTCCTAGAAGTCCTCCCTGGTTCCTAGCCCCTAACTGGGGAGGCCCCTCCTCTGGCTCCCCTAAACCACCATCCTCTCCCCACCAGCCCAGTGCCTGCCTGATCACAGCACTGAGATGCCCCCTCCTCTATGCCTCCCTCAGGGCAGGGCCTGGATTCAGCTTGGCATCTCCTTCAGGAAAGAAATGTCTTTAATCCCAAATGAACACTggggctcaggggcaatggccagAGGCCCTTCTGAGGACCAAGCAGCCCCACTCCAGACACGGCCTTGCCCTGGTCAGTCTCCACCTGATGGGCCACAGAAGGGCCTTAGAAAAACCCACTGGCTCGGGGCACAGACATCAAGTCCAAGGCCTGGCTCTGCCAGTACTGCTGTTTGAGGCCTGGGTTTTCTCCTCCGCCCAGAGGTGGAGCACTTCTGGCTAAGCCCCACATCGCGGTCTTGCATTCTAAGAAAATCCATCACAACAGTTTAGCCTATAGGTAAAACGTGCTTTCCTCCACAGAGCTCTAGCAAGGGCTGATGCAGAGTGGTATCACACACCACTGCAGGGCTGCTGCGAGTCCTGCTGAGGATCATATGCAGGTAGGCCGCGAAATCCTTCATCACAGCATAGACGGGCCCTCCCTCTAGCTCCTGTCTTGAGCACCTGCAGGTTCTCAAAGTGGGATTCAGCATCCCACGTTGAAGGCTATGCCTTGAATGTGAGGGAGAGCTGgagctaagttgctttagtcgtgtctgactctctgctacgctatggactgtagcccaccaggctctgtgtccatgggattctccaggcaagaatactggagtgggttgccacgccctcctccaggggaccttcccgacccaaggattgaacccgcatctcttacgtctactgcattggcaggcaggttctttaccactagcaccacctgggaagcccctgaatgtGAGGGAGTGAGTACTACCATTGGGGACACTTCCCTGCCCTAGCCTTGGGCTCCAGCAGCCCATAGAGAGACAAGAGTCCCCACCCTTgcaacccagcagcagcctctcaCCCAAGGTCAGTATGGCTGGAGACAAGGATGCATCCCCGTGTGGACAGAGGCAGAGGAACGAAGGCTGGCGGTGCAGCATCTGTGCCCCTGGGCCCCTCAGTGCTTAGCCCTCACCTGGTGGGCCTGGCGCAGCCCCCTGGTGTGGAGCAGAGAAGCAGGAATAAAGAATCAGGAATAGTAATTGCAACCTGAAAGAGGCAAGGCTGACGTGGAATGCATACACGTTGGGGTCTGAATGGAAAACCTTGACCAAAGCTGACTGTGGACTTGCAGAGACAGAAGCAGGAAAGGGAACTCTTGGACGGCAGAGGTTAGGTCAATGGCCGTTCAGCCCTGGCCAGACCACTTTTGGGCCCTCGCCAAGATAGCCTGCCTTCCAACAGCGTGTGTGGAGCTGCTCATCTGAAGAAGGAAGGCCACCCCTTCCACTGTGCAGATAGCTTTCCCAAGACTAGGTCGTATCTTCAACCTCCCCCCCACTATCCTTGTCCACAACtgcctccagggactcttcccagccTGGGGTGCAAAACTTAAGAGGGCACCTAAAAACTCAGTAACTAAGGGAAGTAATATTTGaagcagtgtttttaaaattcagcagtactgcaaaaaaagaaatctgatgaagaaaatatcaaaatttcaaataaagacAGATCGCTACTgctaattttcagtttttcactggcTTGAATACAGTTTGGCACGGCACCATCACTGATTCTATttcaaattttgatattttgttcatcTATTTTTGGCATGATTTTTGATCTAAAAATGCACTGAAATATTCTTAAGTCGATTACTTTTTGGAGCCCAGGCCAGTGCCTCACTTGCCTCTCTAGTCCGGGCCTGGCAGTCCCAAGAAGGAACCCCGGGTGGTCCAATCTGCTCTCCTGTCAGGCCAGACCCTCTCTTCTAACCTCCTGTTCATTCACGCCAAGCCCACCTATGCCCAGTGACTGGGAACTTGTCACACCTCCGGAGATGTCCCCGAGGCCTTTCTGACCCGGATGCTCCATGTTTCATCCTGTGAGGCTGGCAGAGGGGCACCTCTAAGAGGGGAGGAAGTGCCCCAGTGGGAACgagggagaggtggggagaggggctccTTTATGTGTCCTCAGATGACCTAAGCGTCTCTTTGCAAAGCCTGTCCACCtcctccaccccctccaccccctatCCCCCCAAGTCAGAGCCTTGGCCTGCCTGGCCAAGTCCTGGCGCCGATGGGGATGTATGGATGGCGGCGAAGGCCTGGGAAGCACTGGGGCTGCCGATGGGCGCCAGGGTGGGGGTCCTGACTTAGCAGGCGGGGGAGGCCTTCTGTAAAGGATGGACGAGGCCCCGGGCGCCGGGACGGACTCACCTCGACCGTTCTGGTTGGGCCGGTACACGCTGCCCACGCTCAGGCGGCCCTGCTGCGCGCCGTTGCGCTCGGAGCCCGGCGGGGGCGCGTCGGAGCTGCGCACCGGCAGGTAGGGAGGCTCCAGCACGCGGAAGGGGGGCTGCGGCTCCACGGCCCGCGGCGGGCTGTAGGCCTCGGGCGGCATGTTGCCGTAGGGTGGGTACCAGCCGAGGCGGgggtcgccgccgccgccgccgtacgtgccgcccccgccgcccccgttGGGCTGCGCAGCGTCGGGGCCCGGGTCGGGGTAGGCCGGCTCGAGGCCCGCGGTGCCCTCGTGGTACAGACTGTGAGAGTAGCGCCGGTCCAGGCCGTCGGCGGGCTGCGGCGCGTACGGCCTCTCCGGGGCGGCCGGATAGAAGCCCTGCGGCGGGTACTCGGGCTGCTCCTCGCCGCCGCCACCTCCGTACTCCTCGTAGCGCGCCCGCGGCTGGAAGGGGTAGACGACCCCCGCCGAGGCCACGGCCGCCGCGCCCAGGCCGCCGCCCGCGCTGCGGTAGTACACGTAGCCCTGGTCGTAGGTCCGCGTCGCGGGGTCGTACGTCTCGTACTGGCTGACGAAGGGCGCCTGCGGGTAGGGGAACTGCTGCTGCGGGAAGGAGGACGGCTGGCGGTAGGTGCTGGCGAAGGCCGAGGCCGAGACCGAGGAGGCGGAGCCCCCGTGCCGTTGCTGGGAGACGGACGTGCGGGCGCGGGCCATGCCCGTGTTGTCCCCGACGGCCACCTCGCGCCAGTTGTCGGGCACCTGGCCGAAGCCGAAGGGGTGCCGCGCTTGGCCGCGCACGGTGTCCGAGCCGACGCGCCCGGGCAGGGGCAGGGACGGGGCCTGCCGACGCCGGAGGCCCCCCTGGCTGCGCCGCGGAGGGGCCTGGGGCGCGCCCGCCAGCAGCACCCGGGAATTAGCCTCGGAGCCCTGAGGCCCGGGCGGCACGTACTCCGCGCCCGAGTTGAGCAGGCTGTACACCTGCCCGTTGTTCTCCCACTGGATCAGCTGCCGCCAGCGTCCCGGGTCCGAGCCCTGCCCTGGCGGCGCCTGCTGCCCGTGCACCAGGACGCAGACGCAGGCGCCCCACACCAGCTGCCAGCCGGTTAGGGCCAGAGCCATGGTGGCCCCTCTGCGGAGGCCCGGTGGACCGAGAGGCTCTCAGGAGTGGCCCCCCGTGCGTGCTTCTCTTCCCACGGCCTCGAGGACAGGACGGCTCCTTGCCCGCCCCAGCTCTAGCTTTGTCCATCCTGGCCTTGTCCCGAGCGGGACGGCTCCTCCGATGACAGCATTTCGAGGCCAAGGGggtcagggcagggcaggggcggtGCCCAGGGCTGCACGAGGCTCTCTGCAGGGCACCGGGCAGGCAGGGCCGCCTGGGGGCCTTACATGGCCAGCCCGGCTGTGGCTGGCCGCGCTGGGCTGGCGTTTTCCCACTCTGAATGAATAAGCAACAGGCTGGGAGCTTCGGGAGGTTTTTCGGGCAGCCTGGTCCGCCTGCTGGGGCCTCCTCCGCGGGGCCCTATGGCCCGCCGGGTTTTAGCTATGTGGTCTGTCCCACAGCTGCTGCGCCCGTTCCCTCAGCCCCTGGAGCTCCCAGCCAAGCCGCAGACCTGCCTCTGAGCACGGGAGTGAAATAGGGAGTAGGAAGGAGGCCTCTGGGGACTCAGGCCTGGTGAGTGGGGCCCTGGCAGGCATAACAGGGCTGAGGTGTCAGCACCACTCTGGCCCATTTCCTTTTGCTTTGGACCCAGCATCCTGGTTTCTTTCACCTTACTGGTTTCTTATCTGGGCTTTAATGAACCCCTGACTCCTGTCCACTCCAGCCTCTGCCCAGGATGTCTGGGTTGCTAGTCTCCAAAGCAGTAGTGAGACTTCCTCTTTGTCGGTGGGCCTTCTAGGGGGATATGCTGAATCCTACCCTCTTGTGGGGAGAAGCTGAATCACTCTAATGCACGTCGTCAGGCGCACCTTCCTTCACTGGGCCTGCGCACAAAGAAGATGGAGCTTCAGCCTTTTCCCTCTTGGCACACCCCTGGGCCTTACTCTCCTGGCCTGTAGAATGGAAGTTTGCCTTCGTGCTCAACAGAACTTGTGAAAACATGGGAGAGATCAACTTCCTGCCCATCATGTGTGGTTTCTGTCACACATCTCTGAAGTTGACATGGCCTAGAAAAATAGCCTGAGTGTGCACCTGGATAAATGAAATTCAGGGGCTGTCTTTGATGTGGGCTAGGAATCATTGGGAGGCACTATGTGTTATTTGCATGGAGCAGCAAAAAAGAGGATTTGGGAGAATGGGCCTACTCCAGTTGATGTGGTTAAGTTGCTGGATCAACTTGGGCAAGTCTTTTCCCTGTTCTGATTCACTCACCACATCCGATCAGTGGAGGATTGGACCAGATGGTCTCCAAGAGTGCTTTGGCAGGTTctctgttctcttggcagaaataGGAGGGGCCTCAGAAGTTTGAACACTTTGGAGTTTAAGAAATCTCTCTGAATGCCTCCTATGGGCTGCCTTCTCCAACCTTGGTCCTGGGAACTGGAAGGCAGAAATCCCCCTCTTGGGCTTCTACATCCAGGAGGAAGAACCTGCCCTTAACTTGGTCTCTCCAGATTCCCCTCCTACTTTGGGAACGCCTGGAGACCACTTTGGGAGGAGACAGCCAGAGCGGACATTCCtcagagacccagggcccctgcttCCTCGTCCACCCTGCATGTGTTCCCCCATCACACTGTGCTTCAAGATGAGGCTTGGTTCTGGTGACTCAGGGCATCCGTCTGCCCTCCTAGTCCAGCCAGCAACCGCTCAACACCAGTCCCTCTGCTCCCTCGTGTGGGGTTTGATCTCTGTCTCTAGACAGGACTCCCGCAAAGAGCAACCCATTTGGTGCAGGACCATGAGCTAGATGCTGAGGGCCGGGACCGGCAGGGTTAAgccttccctccctccagcctGCCCCCCTGCAGTGCTGGCCTCAGCTGCTTGGAATCCCTGGGGTCCTATAGGGCCCTCCCGACAGCCAGATGGGCAGCAGCgccaggagaggaggaggaggagcagtggAAACAGGCCCCAGGGTAcccctgggcagggaggggaagggaagagaggaagagagggaggagagaggatggcTGTGTGGTACGGGAGCCCCACTGGCAGAGCAGAGAAGGCAGGACCCTTCTTCTTTAGCCAGGCGTGGGGGACAAGGCTGCCCCCTTTGGAGCTTTGGAGCTGTGGGGAGTTCAGGGCACAGGCCATTGTGCTCAGCCGGCCTCCGCCTGGGAGCCAGCTCTTGGCGTGAAACCCTACCCAGTGCtggctcctgctcctctttcttttttcttaataaggTCGAATCAGAGTGAGTCAGAGGAGCCAAGTTTCCTGTTAGGCTCTGTTTGAATAAACTCTGCTCTGAACATAGCTTGGGCCTCTGCACAAGCTCCTGGGGCCAGGATTGTAGCCTGGCCAGCCATCTCTGCTGAGACTGGAGACCTGGGGTCCTGGCCTGGCCCCCAGACGctccccagggaagcctgttaagCTCTCAGAGCTTCGAAGTCTTCAGCTATAACTTGGGAGTAATAATACCTTTCTCGTGGTATATTTGGGAGGATGAAATAAGAGGATTATGAAGAGTACCCAGCACAGTGCCAGGCATGTGgccactatttttttctttcctctggacTG
The window above is part of the Dama dama isolate Ldn47 chromosome 13, ASM3311817v1, whole genome shotgun sequence genome. Proteins encoded here:
- the LOXL1 gene encoding lysyl oxidase homolog 1; protein product: MALALTGWQLVWGACVCVLVHGQQAPPGQGSDPGRWRQLIQWENNGQVYSLLNSGAEYVPPGPQGSEANSRVLLAGAPQAPPRRSQGGLRRRQAPSLPLPGRVGSDTVRGQARHPFGFGQVPDNWREVAVGDNTGMARARTSVSQQRHGGSASSVSASAFASTYRQPSSFPQQQFPYPQAPFVSQYETYDPATRTYDQGYVYYRSAGGGLGAAAVASAGVVYPFQPRARYEEYGGGGGEEQPEYPPQGFYPAAPERPYAPQPADGLDRRYSHSLYHEGTAGLEPAYPDPGPDAAQPNGGGGGGTYGGGGGDPRLGWYPPYGNMPPEAYSPPRAVEPQPPFRVLEPPYLPVRSSDAPPPGSERNGAQQGRLSVGSVYRPNQNGRGLPDLVPDPNYVQASTYVQRAHLYSLRCAAEEKCLASTAYGPEATDYDVRVLLRFPQRVKNQGTADFLPNRPRHTWEWHSCHQHYHSMDEFSHYDLLDAATGKKVAEGHKASFCLEDSTCDFGNLKRYACTSHTQGLSPGCYDTYNADIDCQWIDITDVQPGNYILKVHVNPKYIVLESDFTNNVVRCNIHYTGRYVSTTNCKIVQS